In Hymenobacter gelipurpurascens, one DNA window encodes the following:
- a CDS encoding polysaccharide deacetylase family protein, with the protein MRVFRTCALAAAIGLLGHSASLAQTSSLWNNKQCAVVLTYDDAIDVDLDNAIPALDSLKLRGTFYLIGSSPVVAKRLPEWRRAAQRGHELGNHALMHPCDGSLPGRTFVTPDNDLSKYTVSRAVSEIRANNVLLNAIDGKTARTFAYPCGDLQIGGVKFYDQLQNDFVAARGVMGGLQTAAQVDLTNIDSYMINGQSGDYLIDLVKQAQQSHTLVVFLFHGVGGGHGLNVDLKAHRQLLRYLKAHEKDIWVAPMVEVAEKIKSAQASSAAGKAKG; encoded by the coding sequence ATGCGCGTTTTCCGAACCTGTGCGCTAGCTGCGGCCATTGGCCTGCTAGGCCACTCTGCCAGCCTCGCCCAAACCTCCAGCCTCTGGAATAACAAGCAGTGCGCGGTAGTACTGACCTACGACGACGCCATTGATGTAGACCTCGATAACGCCATTCCGGCCCTCGACTCCCTGAAGCTGCGCGGCACGTTTTACCTGATTGGCTCCTCACCGGTAGTAGCCAAGCGGCTGCCGGAATGGCGCCGTGCCGCCCAGCGTGGACACGAGCTCGGGAACCACGCCCTAATGCACCCCTGCGACGGCAGCCTGCCCGGCCGCACCTTCGTAACGCCCGACAACGACCTGAGCAAGTACACGGTAAGCCGGGCCGTAAGTGAAATAAGGGCTAATAACGTGCTGCTCAACGCCATTGATGGCAAGACGGCGCGCACTTTTGCGTACCCCTGCGGAGACCTGCAGATCGGGGGAGTAAAATTCTACGACCAGCTTCAGAACGATTTCGTGGCGGCCCGCGGTGTAATGGGTGGCCTACAAACCGCCGCCCAAGTAGACCTCACGAACATTGATAGCTACATGATCAATGGCCAATCCGGCGACTACCTGATTGATCTGGTGAAGCAAGCCCAACAATCCCACACGCTGGTGGTGTTCCTATTTCATGGTGTGGGTGGCGGCCACGGGCTTAATGTGGATCTGAAAGCGCATCGGCAGCTGCTGCGCTACTTAAAGGCCCATGAGAAGGACATTTGGGTGGCCCCCATGGTAGAAGTTGCCGAAAAGATCAAGTCGGCTCAGGCTAGCTCTGCCGCGGGCAAAGCCAAAGGGTAA
- a CDS encoding FkbM family methyltransferase, with protein MNILKLIKNKYLLFLICKIGYMRKNLNLRSLRMYHKGRFFIYDVNGFNMASESFSWYLHKYLLEQDVTNISGKFYRPCAGDVVLDIGAGLGEETCIYADLVSPKGAVYAVEANPMVYEVLQEVIKLNNFTNVHLFNIAISEQQELVRIDDAPDTYLASSLNNVKKGTIYEVQGLPLHEFCSFYNIHQIDLLKVNIEGAERYLATAFERPELDIRHVAISCHNFRFTKEGNEFFRTKALVSDYLKRNGYAIISQCTGTDYIDDWVYGTKMR; from the coding sequence ATGAACATCCTAAAATTAATAAAAAATAAATATTTGCTTTTTTTAATTTGCAAAATAGGATATATGAGAAAAAATTTAAATTTAAGAAGCCTAAGAATGTATCACAAAGGCAGGTTTTTTATTTATGATGTAAATGGCTTTAATATGGCATCAGAATCATTTAGCTGGTATTTACATAAGTACTTATTGGAACAGGACGTAACCAATATTAGCGGTAAATTCTATCGTCCTTGCGCGGGTGACGTAGTCCTAGATATCGGAGCTGGACTAGGGGAAGAGACGTGTATTTATGCCGATCTTGTCTCCCCAAAGGGAGCAGTATATGCGGTGGAGGCTAACCCGATGGTATATGAAGTACTCCAGGAAGTTATTAAGCTGAATAATTTTACTAACGTGCACCTTTTTAATATTGCAATCAGTGAGCAGCAGGAGTTAGTTCGTATTGACGATGCACCCGACACCTATTTAGCTTCCTCACTGAACAATGTAAAAAAAGGCACAATATACGAAGTGCAAGGTCTACCACTGCATGAATTTTGTTCTTTCTACAATATTCACCAAATAGATTTGCTGAAAGTAAATATTGAGGGAGCCGAACGTTATCTAGCAACTGCTTTCGAACGGCCTGAACTTGATATTAGACACGTTGCTATTTCATGTCATAATTTTCGCTTTACCAAAGAAGGAAACGAATTTTTCCGTACGAAAGCATTGGTGAGCGACTACTTAAAGCGTAATGGGTATGCTATAATTAGCCAATGTACTGGCACGGATTACATTGATGATTGGGTTTATGGCACCAAAATGCGATAA
- a CDS encoding carboxypeptidase-like regulatory domain-containing protein, with the protein MRFHPRYWLLPAIFLLPLCAATPQQTRPFVTDAATGAPVPYASVGVKNKPIGTVADGLGHFSADMLATAAPTDTLVVSCVGYQAHKLLARDLSGLREVKLQPQTHALQEVRVRAAGWKQHTIGRDGSWGITFYNFHLASDKDPARKLGREVGTILHVKPESFLDDAHVYIGGNTFQNLRFRLNVRALDAEDHPTTSLLSQDVQFAVAAGATGWQHIDLKPYQVNVGQQERVAVTVEWLDGSPTEKKAWYMLTIPAALSATHRMVFRDKSEDSWKVQPVNLSLYATARSPRG; encoded by the coding sequence ATGCGCTTTCATCCCCGCTACTGGTTATTACCCGCAATCTTCTTGCTTCCCTTATGTGCAGCTACACCCCAGCAAACCCGGCCCTTTGTTACGGATGCCGCTACGGGGGCGCCCGTACCGTATGCCTCAGTGGGGGTGAAGAACAAGCCGATAGGCACCGTGGCAGATGGCCTAGGCCACTTCTCGGCTGATATGCTTGCCACCGCCGCTCCCACCGATACGCTGGTAGTAAGTTGCGTGGGTTATCAGGCCCATAAGTTGCTGGCCCGCGACCTGAGTGGCCTACGGGAAGTGAAGCTGCAGCCCCAGACGCACGCGTTGCAGGAAGTGCGGGTGCGGGCCGCTGGCTGGAAACAGCACACAATTGGCCGCGATGGTTCCTGGGGTATTACTTTCTATAATTTTCACCTGGCCTCTGACAAGGACCCCGCCCGAAAACTGGGCCGGGAGGTAGGCACTATTCTGCACGTTAAGCCCGAGAGCTTTCTGGATGATGCGCACGTGTACATCGGAGGCAACACGTTTCAAAACCTGCGCTTCCGCCTGAATGTGCGCGCCCTCGATGCAGAGGACCACCCAACCACCAGCCTGCTTTCTCAGGATGTGCAGTTCGCGGTAGCGGCTGGCGCCACCGGCTGGCAGCACATTGATTTAAAGCCTTATCAGGTGAACGTAGGCCAGCAAGAGCGCGTGGCTGTTACCGTTGAGTGGCTGGATGGCAGCCCCACCGAGAAAAAAGCGTGGTATATGCTCACCATCCCGGCCGCACTATCGGCTACGCACCGCATGGTATTCCGGGATAAGTCGGAGGATTCGTGGAAAGTACAGCCCGTGAATCTGAGCCTTTATGCGACGGCTCGAAGCCCAAGGGGCTAA
- the fdhA gene encoding formaldehyde dehydrogenase, glutathione-independent yields the protein MADNRGVVYMGPGKVEVQNIAFPELKNPKGKKITHGVILKVVSTNICGSDQHMVRGRTTAPKGLVLGHEITGEVVEAGTDVEFLKKGDLVSVPFNVACGRCRNCKEQQTGICLTVNEGRAGGAYGYVDMGGWVGGQAEYVMVPYADFNLLRFPDKDQAMEKIRDLTMLSDIFPTGFHGAVKAGVGPGATVYIAGAGPVGLAAAASAQLLGAAVVIVGDLNKARLAHARSFGCETVDLTENATLAEQIAQILGVPEVDCAVDCVGFEAHGEGKTSKDEVPAAVLNSLMEIARAGGSIGIPGLYVTEDPGSKDTAAQKGSLSIRFGLGWAKSHSFYTGQTPVLSYNRQLMQAILYDKVQIAKAVNVEVISLDDAPRGYEEFDSGVAKKFVINPHNMIPTTKSKAKVKETA from the coding sequence ATGGCAGATAACAGAGGCGTAGTATATATGGGGCCCGGTAAAGTCGAGGTTCAGAATATTGCTTTCCCCGAGCTGAAGAACCCCAAAGGCAAGAAGATCACGCACGGGGTTATTTTGAAAGTGGTTTCCACCAACATCTGTGGCTCCGACCAACACATGGTGCGTGGCCGCACCACCGCCCCCAAAGGCCTAGTGTTAGGCCACGAAATTACGGGCGAGGTGGTGGAAGCGGGCACCGATGTAGAGTTTCTGAAGAAAGGCGACCTGGTGTCGGTGCCGTTTAACGTGGCCTGCGGGCGCTGCCGCAACTGCAAAGAGCAGCAAACCGGCATTTGCCTGACCGTGAACGAAGGCCGCGCCGGCGGCGCCTACGGCTACGTGGACATGGGCGGCTGGGTAGGCGGTCAGGCTGAGTATGTGATGGTGCCCTACGCCGATTTCAACCTGTTGCGCTTCCCCGACAAGGACCAGGCGATGGAGAAAATCCGGGACCTGACGATGCTCAGCGACATCTTCCCGACCGGTTTCCACGGCGCCGTTAAGGCCGGCGTGGGCCCTGGAGCCACCGTGTACATTGCCGGCGCGGGTCCGGTAGGCCTAGCGGCCGCGGCCTCCGCCCAGTTGCTGGGCGCCGCCGTGGTTATCGTCGGCGACCTGAACAAGGCCCGGCTGGCTCACGCCCGCTCCTTCGGCTGCGAAACTGTGGACCTTACCGAAAACGCCACCCTGGCCGAGCAGATTGCCCAGATTCTGGGTGTGCCCGAGGTAGACTGCGCCGTAGACTGCGTGGGCTTTGAGGCGCACGGCGAAGGCAAAACCTCCAAGGATGAGGTACCCGCGGCGGTGCTCAATTCCCTCATGGAAATTGCGCGGGCTGGTGGCTCTATTGGTATCCCGGGCCTCTACGTGACCGAAGACCCCGGCTCCAAAGACACAGCCGCGCAAAAAGGCAGCCTCTCGATTCGCTTTGGGTTAGGCTGGGCCAAGAGCCACTCCTTCTATACCGGCCAGACGCCCGTGCTGAGCTACAACCGCCAGCTGATGCAGGCGATTCTCTACGACAAAGTGCAGATTGCCAAAGCCGTGAACGTGGAGGTCATCAGCCTGGATGATGCGCCGCGGGGCTACGAGGAGTTTGATAGCGGCGTGGCGAAGAAGTTCGTCATCAACCCGCACAATATGATTCCAACCACAAAGTCAAAAGCGAAAGTAAAAGAGACGGCCTAG
- a CDS encoding peptidoglycan D,D-transpeptidase FtsI family protein yields the protein MRTAFIRWKSTILLLLIGLAACSSPDQQTSAPVQDPKTGEVYAQRRVVVSDTLIRGRILDRNDSVLVDTRMQYLLKLPRRPPLDTLALGLLLGWDSTTVRRRIANALPYEEAPAGYPVQLRLTATEAKRVRRDSAEWPSLVLTERRQRTYTTNAGAPVLGYKGSEAQAFFGQAKRYRRGRFYRLRSGGVETYYNGLLNGRHGYLHPLVDAKGKEHGTWAKDTTFQQGQDLHLTIDVKLQAYAEKLLGGRKGYLVAIDPRTGEILAYVSAPVYEAATLTAPDRAGVRAKLLQSENMPLLNRPAMVANPPGSVFKLVNAAVALQLGAISPTTGFRCDQSLISCVHDHRPAKTLTAGLKYSCNPYFYQVMRNLIDRMPDSLAAVDTVAARHANLALWRRYVRSFGLDSVLGVDVPREVPGFLPTPAYYDKARRTTRWTYRSIYSLSIGQGEINLTGLQMANMAAIIANRGWYYPPHLVRKVGEGGPLPRFLEKHRTLIDSVHFAELIPGMVAVMQRGGTADASSLADVGITVAGKTGTVENDEGDDHAAFVGFAPASNPKIAVAVYLENGGFGAKAAAPCAVMVMEKYLRGSIAAKRKRWEKRIQNRARQDE from the coding sequence ATGCGCACTGCTTTCATTAGGTGGAAAAGTACCATATTACTATTACTGATAGGCCTAGCCGCCTGCTCTTCCCCTGATCAACAGACCAGCGCCCCTGTTCAGGACCCAAAGACAGGCGAAGTGTACGCCCAGCGGCGCGTAGTGGTGTCCGATACGCTTATCCGGGGCCGCATCCTCGACCGCAACGACTCCGTGCTAGTAGATACGCGCATGCAATACCTGCTGAAGCTGCCGCGCCGCCCCCCTCTCGACACGCTGGCGCTAGGCCTGTTGCTGGGTTGGGACTCCACAACCGTTCGGCGGCGTATTGCCAATGCCCTGCCCTACGAAGAAGCCCCGGCCGGCTACCCGGTTCAGCTTCGGCTAACTGCCACCGAAGCCAAACGCGTCCGTCGCGACAGCGCCGAGTGGCCTAGCCTGGTTCTGACTGAGCGCCGACAACGCACCTATACTACCAACGCGGGTGCTCCGGTGCTGGGCTATAAAGGCTCCGAGGCTCAGGCGTTTTTTGGCCAAGCCAAACGCTACCGGCGAGGCCGTTTTTATCGGCTGCGGAGTGGTGGCGTTGAGACCTACTATAATGGGTTGCTCAACGGACGCCACGGCTACCTTCACCCCCTTGTAGATGCCAAGGGCAAGGAGCACGGCACCTGGGCGAAGGACACCACCTTTCAGCAAGGCCAAGACCTGCACCTGACCATTGATGTGAAGCTGCAGGCCTACGCTGAGAAGCTGCTCGGTGGCCGCAAGGGCTACCTAGTGGCTATCGATCCGCGCACGGGCGAAATACTGGCCTACGTGTCGGCGCCCGTTTATGAGGCCGCTACTCTTACCGCCCCCGACCGAGCCGGGGTGCGCGCCAAGCTGTTGCAAAGCGAGAATATGCCGCTGCTGAATCGGCCTGCCATGGTGGCCAACCCGCCGGGCTCGGTGTTCAAGCTGGTGAATGCGGCCGTGGCCCTGCAACTGGGTGCCATCAGCCCCACCACGGGGTTTCGCTGCGACCAGTCGCTGATCAGCTGCGTGCACGACCACCGTCCGGCTAAAACCCTTACGGCGGGCCTGAAGTACAGCTGCAACCCCTACTTCTACCAAGTGATGCGCAACCTCATTGACCGCATGCCGGATAGTCTGGCCGCGGTGGATACGGTGGCAGCCCGCCACGCTAACCTGGCCCTTTGGCGCCGTTACGTCCGGTCGTTTGGGCTGGACTCGGTGCTGGGTGTGGATGTACCGCGCGAAGTACCGGGCTTTCTGCCTACCCCAGCGTATTACGACAAAGCTCGCCGCACCACTCGCTGGACGTACCGTTCTATCTATTCACTCAGCATCGGGCAGGGTGAAATCAACCTCACGGGCCTCCAGATGGCCAATATGGCGGCCATCATTGCCAACCGCGGCTGGTACTACCCGCCTCATCTGGTGCGCAAAGTTGGGGAAGGCGGGCCGCTGCCACGCTTCCTTGAAAAGCACCGCACCCTCATCGACAGCGTGCACTTTGCCGAACTCATTCCGGGCATGGTAGCCGTGATGCAGCGCGGCGGCACCGCCGATGCCTCCAGCCTCGCCGATGTGGGCATCACGGTGGCAGGCAAAACCGGCACCGTAGAAAACGACGAGGGCGACGACCACGCCGCCTTCGTAGGTTTCGCGCCGGCCAGCAACCCCAAAATAGCCGTGGCGGTGTACCTCGAAAACGGCGGCTTTGGAGCCAAGGCCGCCGCGCCCTGCGCCGTGATGGTAATGGAGAAGTACTTGCGCGGCAGCATCGCGGCCAAGCGTAAGCGCTGGGAAAAGCGCATTCAGAACCGGGCTCGGCAAGATGAGTGA
- a CDS encoding methylmalonyl-CoA mutase family protein, whose translation MQAAPVAPYKPQNHIRIVTAAALFDGHDAAINIMRRIIQSSGAEVIHLGHNRSVQEIVDCAIQEDAQAIAITSYQGGHNEYFKYMYDLLKERGAGHVKIFGGGGGVILPTEIEDLEAYGITRIYSPDHGRAMGLQGMINDLLQKSDFPTGQNLNGEAGHVKEKDARSIGRLISAAENFPQEFERVKGQLIADFQKSEFGSDQRINDASSEPKKAPILGITGTGGAGKSSLVDELVRRFLLDFPEKTIAIISVDPSKRKTGGALLGDRIRMNSINSPRVYMRSLATRQSNLALSRYVQDAVDVVRAADFDLIILETSGIGQSDTEIIEHSDASLYVMTPEYGAATQLEKIDMLDFADVIALNKFDKRGALDALRDVRKQYQRNHQLWEKPLEEMPVFGTIASQFNDPGMNRLYRAVLATVEAKTGVPFASHLETSTEDSEKIYIIPPHRTRYLSEIAETNRQYDQWVQKQSDVAQQLYGIRQAIGAVQSLDANVTPGGSGAGNSSHGPDARGLVAGLEGTFEEIKLRLDGQNWKLLEAWPQKVVAYKAPEFIFKVRDKEIRIQTHTTSLSNQQIPKVSLPRYTAWGDLLKWQLQENVPGEFPYTAGVFPFKREGEDPTRMFAGEGGPERTNRRFHYVSAGLPAKRLSTAFDSVTLYGEDPNHRPDIYGKIGNSGVNVSSLDDAKKLYSGFNLANPSTSVSMTINGPAATIAAFFMNAAIDQQCELYIKEHGLEDEVNQKIETIYKDKGVTRPSYQGELPAGNDGLGLMLLGVTGDQVLPADVYLDIKTLTLSQVRGTVQADILKEDQAQNTCIFSTEFALRLMGDVQEYFIKEKVRNFYSVSISGYHIAEAGANPITQLALTLSNGFTFVEYYVSRGMDVNDFAPNLSFFFSNGIDPEYAVIGRVARRIWAKAMKLKYGANARSQMLKYHIQTSGRSLHAQEIDFNDIRTTLQALYAIYDNCNSLHTNAYDEAITTPTEESVRRAMAIQLIINRELGLAKNENPLQGSFIIEELTDLVEEAVLTEFDRINERGGVLGAMETMYQRGKIQEESMHYEMLKHTGEYPIIGVNTFLSSKGSPTVVPAEVIRATEEEKQFQITMLQNLHARNASTTEQRLKQLQQVAVANGNLFEELMETVKFCSLGQVTNALFEVGGQYRRNM comes from the coding sequence ATGCAAGCAGCTCCTGTAGCTCCGTATAAGCCCCAGAACCATATCCGCATCGTGACGGCGGCTGCCCTATTTGATGGGCACGACGCCGCTATCAACATCATGCGCCGCATTATTCAGAGCAGCGGCGCCGAAGTCATTCACCTAGGCCACAACCGCTCGGTGCAGGAAATTGTGGACTGTGCCATTCAGGAAGATGCTCAGGCCATTGCCATCACCTCTTATCAGGGTGGCCACAACGAGTACTTCAAGTACATGTATGACCTGCTGAAGGAGCGCGGCGCGGGGCATGTGAAGATCTTCGGCGGTGGCGGCGGCGTAATTCTGCCCACCGAGATAGAGGACCTAGAGGCCTACGGTATTACCCGGATCTACTCCCCCGACCACGGCCGTGCCATGGGCCTGCAGGGTATGATCAATGATCTGCTGCAGAAGTCGGACTTCCCTACTGGCCAGAACCTCAACGGCGAGGCCGGCCACGTGAAGGAGAAAGACGCCCGTAGCATTGGCCGCCTGATTTCCGCCGCTGAGAACTTCCCCCAGGAGTTTGAGCGCGTGAAAGGTCAGCTGATTGCGGATTTCCAGAAGTCGGAGTTTGGCTCTGATCAGCGCATTAATGATGCTTCTTCGGAGCCAAAGAAGGCGCCGATTCTGGGCATCACGGGCACAGGTGGTGCGGGTAAATCGTCGCTCGTGGATGAGCTGGTACGCCGGTTCCTGCTCGACTTCCCGGAGAAGACCATTGCCATTATCTCCGTTGACCCCAGCAAGCGCAAAACCGGCGGGGCCCTGCTCGGCGACCGGATTCGGATGAACTCCATCAACTCGCCGCGCGTGTACATGCGCAGCCTTGCCACGCGCCAGAGCAACCTCGCCCTGAGCCGCTACGTGCAGGATGCCGTGGACGTAGTACGCGCCGCCGACTTCGACCTGATTATCCTCGAAACCTCGGGCATAGGCCAGTCGGACACCGAAATTATTGAGCATTCTGATGCCAGCCTCTACGTGATGACGCCCGAGTACGGGGCTGCCACCCAGCTGGAGAAAATCGACATGCTCGATTTCGCCGACGTCATTGCTCTTAATAAGTTCGACAAGCGCGGCGCCCTTGATGCCCTACGCGACGTGCGCAAGCAGTACCAACGCAACCACCAGCTCTGGGAAAAGCCGCTGGAGGAGATGCCCGTGTTCGGCACCATCGCCTCGCAGTTCAATGACCCCGGCATGAACCGCCTCTACCGCGCCGTGCTGGCTACCGTAGAAGCCAAGACGGGCGTGCCGTTTGCGTCTCACCTCGAAACCTCCACCGAGGATTCGGAGAAGATTTATATCATTCCGCCTCACCGCACGCGTTACCTTTCTGAAATAGCCGAAACCAACCGCCAGTATGACCAGTGGGTTCAAAAACAGTCTGACGTCGCTCAGCAACTTTACGGAATCAGGCAGGCAATTGGAGCCGTCCAAAGCCTCGACGCAAACGTCACCCCTGGAGGATCTGGCGCCGGGAACAGCAGCCACGGACCCGACGCACGAGGCCTCGTGGCCGGCCTGGAGGGCACCTTCGAGGAGATCAAGCTTCGGCTGGACGGGCAGAACTGGAAGCTTCTGGAGGCCTGGCCGCAAAAGGTAGTCGCCTACAAAGCACCCGAGTTCATCTTCAAGGTGCGCGACAAGGAAATCCGCATCCAGACGCACACCACCAGCCTCAGCAACCAGCAGATTCCGAAGGTAAGCCTCCCCCGCTACACCGCGTGGGGCGACTTGCTGAAGTGGCAGCTGCAGGAGAACGTACCCGGCGAGTTCCCTTATACCGCCGGCGTGTTTCCCTTCAAGCGCGAAGGCGAAGACCCGACTCGTATGTTTGCCGGCGAAGGTGGCCCCGAGCGCACCAACCGTCGCTTCCACTACGTATCGGCAGGCCTACCGGCCAAGCGCCTGAGCACGGCCTTCGACTCAGTAACGCTCTACGGCGAAGACCCGAACCACCGGCCCGATATTTATGGCAAAATTGGCAACTCCGGCGTAAACGTGAGTAGCCTCGACGACGCCAAGAAGCTCTACTCCGGCTTCAACCTAGCCAACCCTAGTACGTCGGTATCGATGACCATCAACGGTCCGGCTGCCACAATTGCTGCCTTCTTCATGAACGCCGCCATTGACCAGCAGTGCGAGCTATACATAAAGGAGCATGGCTTAGAGGACGAGGTAAACCAGAAGATCGAGACTATTTATAAGGATAAAGGTGTAACGCGCCCGAGCTACCAGGGCGAGCTGCCCGCCGGCAATGATGGCCTAGGCCTCATGCTGCTCGGCGTGACCGGCGACCAAGTGTTGCCCGCCGATGTATACCTAGACATCAAAACCCTCACTCTCAGCCAGGTACGCGGCACCGTGCAAGCCGACATCCTGAAGGAAGACCAGGCCCAGAACACCTGCATCTTCTCCACGGAATTCGCCCTCCGCCTCATGGGCGACGTGCAGGAGTACTTCATCAAGGAGAAGGTCCGCAACTTCTACTCGGTGTCGATTTCCGGCTACCACATTGCTGAGGCTGGCGCCAACCCCATTACCCAGTTGGCCCTTACGCTCAGCAACGGCTTCACTTTCGTGGAATACTACGTGAGCCGGGGCATGGACGTGAACGACTTTGCACCCAATCTGTCGTTCTTCTTCTCCAACGGCATTGACCCGGAGTATGCCGTAATTGGCCGCGTGGCGCGCCGCATCTGGGCCAAGGCCATGAAGCTGAAGTACGGCGCCAACGCCCGCTCGCAGATGTTAAAGTACCACATCCAGACCAGCGGCCGGAGCCTGCACGCCCAGGAAATCGACTTCAACGATATCCGCACCACGCTGCAGGCTCTCTACGCCATCTACGACAACTGCAACTCTCTGCACACCAACGCCTACGATGAGGCCATTACTACGCCTACCGAAGAATCGGTGCGTCGGGCCATGGCCATTCAGCTCATCATCAACCGCGAGCTAGGCCTAGCGAAGAACGAAAACCCACTGCAAGGGTCATTCATCATCGAGGAGCTCACGGACCTCGTTGAAGAAGCCGTCCTGACGGAGTTTGACCGCATCAACGAGCGCGGAGGCGTGCTCGGGGCCATGGAAACCATGTACCAGCGTGGCAAGATTCAGGAGGAAAGCATGCACTACGAGATGCTCAAGCACACGGGCGAGTATCCCATCATTGGTGTGAATACCTTTCTCTCCTCGAAAGGCTCGCCCACGGTGGTACCCGCCGAGGTTATCCGCGCAACGGAGGAGGAAAAGCAGTTCCAAATTACGATGCTGCAGAACCTGCACGCCCGCAACGCTAGCACCACCGAGCAGCGCCTGAAGCAGCTACAACAGGTAGCTGTAGCCAACGGCAACCTCTTCGAGGAACTGATGGAAACCGTGAAGTTTTGCTCCCTAGGCCAGGTCACCAATGCCTTGTTTGAGGTAGGCGGACAGTACCGCCGGAATATGTAA
- a CDS encoding OmpA family protein, whose product MKGSIWYGILALLMTGQVRAQSLAGIWQGVETDTGERGATWPAELRLQKSGSAGMFGVLYQEVGGQPFITVTFQVKGTQTGNSLRLEHQQKLSETGRTPFSYWCEGFIRFTYDPALEKLTGHATYEPVGDCDVGTFTFYRVRLKSAATVPAAIETTLRVSGRNVLWYADASLKQPVNTGNTYRTKLTKTTTFYLTQGYYPTRQSAVVPITIRVTGAAPPAKLKPVVPIPAPLPPDTARPAPAPILAPAPVVLPNVLFKLGTPDLLPEGIPVLDQLATELRNRPTLKVRVAGHTDKIGEPEKNQVLSEQRAEAVKNYLVKAGIPAERISTIGYGDARPLYPSPDARNRRVEVEDIK is encoded by the coding sequence ATGAAAGGCAGCATTTGGTATGGCATTTTAGCCCTGCTGATGACGGGGCAGGTACGAGCTCAATCCCTGGCGGGCATTTGGCAGGGTGTTGAAACCGATACAGGCGAGCGGGGCGCTACTTGGCCGGCTGAACTACGGCTCCAGAAAAGCGGCAGTGCGGGTATGTTTGGTGTACTTTACCAGGAGGTGGGTGGCCAGCCGTTCATCACGGTCACGTTTCAGGTAAAGGGCACGCAAACGGGCAACTCCCTGCGCCTGGAGCATCAGCAAAAGCTCAGCGAAACCGGCCGCACGCCCTTCTCTTATTGGTGCGAAGGTTTCATTAGGTTCACCTACGACCCTGCGCTGGAAAAGCTGACCGGCCACGCCACATACGAGCCCGTAGGCGACTGCGATGTCGGTACGTTTACCTTTTACCGCGTCAGGCTGAAATCGGCGGCTACGGTGCCGGCAGCTATCGAAACCACTCTTCGGGTTTCGGGGCGCAATGTGCTCTGGTATGCCGATGCAAGCCTGAAGCAGCCCGTAAATACGGGCAATACGTATCGCACCAAGCTCACCAAAACCACTACCTTCTACCTGACTCAGGGCTACTACCCTACTCGCCAAAGCGCCGTGGTGCCTATTACCATTCGGGTTACGGGCGCTGCTCCACCGGCCAAACTAAAACCAGTGGTGCCCATTCCGGCTCCGCTCCCACCCGATACTGCCCGGCCGGCCCCAGCGCCTATTCTGGCGCCTGCGCCCGTGGTGCTACCCAACGTATTGTTCAAGCTAGGCACCCCCGATTTGCTGCCCGAAGGCATTCCGGTCCTGGATCAGTTGGCAACGGAGCTCAGGAACCGGCCTACGCTGAAAGTGCGAGTGGCCGGCCACACTGATAAGATTGGGGAGCCAGAAAAAAATCAAGTCTTATCAGAACAGCGGGCCGAAGCGGTGAAAAACTATCTTGTGAAGGCCGGCATTCCCGCTGAGCGCATCAGCACCATTGGTTACGGCGATGCTCGGCCCTTGTATCCCTCGCCCGATGCCCGCAACCGGCGGGTAGAAGTGGAAGACATAAAGTAG
- a CDS encoding transposase: MPQELAQRGVEVLFLPPYWPDFTPVEQAWSKLQIKLSQAQARTGEALGAALQTAIDWISSIDAKAWFNH, from the coding sequence TTGCCGCAAGAGTTGGCCCAACGCGGCGTGGAAGTGTTGTTCCTGCCGCCTTATTGGCCTGACTTCACGCCAGTCGAGCAGGCCTGGAGCAAACTCCAAATCAAGCTGAGCCAGGCCCAGGCGCGCACCGGGGAAGCGCTGGGGGCGGCGCTACAAACCGCCATTGACTGGATCAGCAGCATAGACGCCAAAGCCTGGTTCAATCACTAG